In Yarrowia lipolytica chromosome 1F, complete sequence, a genomic segment contains:
- a CDS encoding uncharacterized protein (Compare to YALI0F14531g, no similarity,ancestral locus Anc_1.258): MSSQQKLIEEIASLRDALSANKETRYSGGSQDTQGGYYRGRSGYGTHRGGYRGRGGYRGAYRGAYRGTYGGSYRGRGGYSGGVTKFQNQTYVPPAVAAEAAAKAASEVPKEVGGRLDGHSSSGNTIDPSVAAAALNSASASSSKTISLRGIPFTARGHVLLRPPSVPPQALPRSVEKRKLKTLEPCKFFTKSGVCTRPRCKRQHTPGRVAACKYYLRGQCSTSNCPLSHEPSAHNSPNCRHFAHGLCTNQNCRYSHVKHNDDAPYCFSFNDSGWCDRGKDCPDRHDIKPEGAVYGAVVEGSAVPATADQLDDTQDVDLDRLALMLDDEDESGERHVSDSDDSVDEILQLGKYQDDGAFVAGDDFVKF; this comes from the exons ATGTCATCACAACAAAAGCTGATAGAGGAAATCGCGTCCCTCAGAGATGCCCTGAGTGCCAACAAAGAGACTAGGTACAGCGGAGGGTCCCAGGATACCCAAGGTGGTTACTATAGAGGAAGAAGTGGATATGGAACCCACAGGGGCGGTTACAGAGGTCGAGGTGGCTACAGAGGAGCCTACAGAGGAGCTTACAGAGGAACTTATGGAGGAAGCTACAGGGGGCGGGGCGGATATTCTGGTGGTGTGACGAAGTTTCAGAATCAGACCTATGTCCCTCccgctgttgctgctgaggctgccgccaaggccgccaGTGAAGTGCCCAAGGAAGTTGGAGGCAGACTTGATGGACACTCTTCTTCCGGGAATACCATAGACCCTTCTgttgctgccgctgctCTCAACTCTGCCTCTGCTTCATCCTCTAAAACGATATCCCTCAGAGGTATCCCTTTCACAGCCCGTGGTCATGTTTTGTTGCGACCTCCTAGTGTGCCTCCGCAGGCGCTTCCTCGATCGGTAGA GAAACGAAAATTGAAAACCCTCGAGCCATGTAAATTCTTTACCAAAAGCGGCGTTTGCACGCGACCTAGGTGCAAGCGACAGCACACTCCAGGCCGAGTCGCCGCGTGCAAGTATTATTTGCGAGGCCAGTGTTCGACATCGAATTGCCCCCTCAGCCATGAACCTAGCGCTCATAATTCTCCGAATTGTAGGCACTTTGCTCATGGTCTGTGCACTAACCAGAACTGTAGATATTCTCATGTCAAGCACAATGATGACGCACCATactgcttctccttcaatGATAGTGGATGGTGCGACCGCGGCAAAGATTGCCCAGACCGCCACGACATTAAGCCAGAGGGCGCCGTGTATGGTGCTGTCGTCGAAGGCTCGGCTGTCCCTGCTACAGCCGATCAACTGGATGATACCCAAGATGTGGACTTGGATAGGCTTGCTCTTATGCTCgatgacgaagacgagTCTGGAGAGAGGCATGTCAGCGATAGTGACGATAGTGTCGATGAAATATTGCAGCTTGGCAAATATCAGGATGATGGTGCCTTTGTAGCCGGCGACGACTTCGTGAAATTTTAA
- a CDS encoding uncharacterized protein (Compare to YALI0F14553g, similar to uniprot|Q9USQ7 Schizosaccharomyces pombe Conserved hypothetical protein, similar to Saccharomyces cerevisiae YLR143W; ancestral locus Anc_8.349) has translation MKFVALVSGGKDSCFSILQCIANNHELVALANLHPPQQETHEMDSYMYQTVGHNVVAQYSDLLGVPLYRKAIKGSAVTQKLDYAPVNNDETEDLYELLTTVLEDHPMVKAVSVGAILSSYQRTRVENVCQRLGLISLSYLWQRDQVELLDEIVKSKLDARIIKVAGMGLKPQTHIGKSLADIQQELLLLHERFGLHPCGEGGEYETLVLGGPSSLFKKKLTIEKLHIEEDKADVAYAKMQVMVEDQEKLEGEIVIPELLDEEFENLKKMLDGGKNFEPINAEQTETYEVSLTASSNSEIIILAGISGEIGEIMEKVCDHLRTMGLSLENITSSSLILNDMSDFAEVNEIYSSYFTAPLPPARVCISARLREGIRCQLSVSATRDLGSKTGLHVQSRSYWAPANIGPYSQTISSGEVTYLSGQIPLIPASMSLVEEPGLAAVLSLQHLTRVAREVKSDFAAVVGFTSSPALIPIAEETFTSYSPGTPLILASVKALPRNALIEWAALAYKNSYYLGQRENIKLVSVSGCTSISSVLQSISPDDVISVTLYATNTSLTNDINTALEVIQCNTVSCLGSTCDAAVVRYRQDVDIDSE, from the coding sequence ATGAAATTTGTTGCTCTCGTGTCCGGTGGAAAGGACTCGTGCTTTAGCATTCTACAATGCATAGCAAACAACCACGAGCTGGTTGCTTTGGCCAACTTACATCCACCTCAGCAAGAGACTCATGAGATGGACTCCTACATGTACCAGACAGTTGGTCACAACGTGGTAGCACAATACTCCGATTTATTGGGCGTTCCACTCTACAGGAAAGCCATTAAAGGTAGTGCTGTTACACAGAAGCTGGACTATGCACCCGTCAACAATGACGAAACAGAAGACCTATACGAACTCTTGACAACCGTCTTGGAAGACCATCCCATGGTGAAGGCAGTGTCTGTAGGTGCCATTCTGTCTTCTTACCAAAGAACAAGAGTTGAGAATGTCTGCCAGAGACTCGGCCTAATATCCCTATCTTACTTATGGCAGCGAGACCAGGTGGAACTCCTTGATGAAATTGTCAAGAGTAAACTGGATGCCAGGATAATCAAGGTGGCGGGGATGGGCTTGAAACCCCAGACCCACATTGGTAAAAGTTTGGCTGACATTCAACAAGAGCTTTTGCTTCTTCACGAGAGGTTTGGATTGCATCCATGCGGAGAAGGCGGCGAGTATGAAACGCTTGTGCTAGGCGGACCTTCATCTCTATTCAAAAAGAAGTTGACGATCGAGAAACTGCATATCGAAGAGGACAAAGCCGATGTCGCTTATGCAAAAATGCAGGTGATGGTTGAAGACCAGGAAAAACTCGAGGGAGAGATTGTTATTCCTGAGCTGCTTGATGAAGAGTTTGAAAACCTCAAAAAAATGTTGGATGGGGGAAAAAACTTCGAACCCATAAACGCAGAGCAGACGGAAACATACGAGGTCTCATTAACCGCTTCTTCAAATTCAGAAATTATCATTCTAGCAGGCATTTCTGGAGAGATCGGTGAGATCATGGAGAAGGTATGCGACCACCTGCGCACAATGGGGCTATCACTGGAGAACATCACCTCAAGTTCTCTTATTCTCAACGATATGAGCGACTTTGCTGAGGTAAACGAAATATACTCTTCTTACTTTACGGCTCCACTTCCGCCCGCGCGTGTTTGCATCTCTGCTAGATTGCGTGAAGGAATAAGGTGCCAGCTATCGGTATCTGcaacacgtgacttgggCTCCAAAACCGGTCTTCATGTCCAATCTCGTTCATACTGGGCGCCGGCTAACATTGGACCCTATTCCCAGACGATTTCCTCTGGCGAGGTCACATACCTGTCTGGACAAATCCCTCTAATCCCTGCCTCCATGAGCTTGGTTGAAGAGCCAGGCCTGGCAGCTGTACTATCTCTGCAACACCTGACCCGCGTGGCTCGAGAGGTCAAAAGTGATTTTGCGGCGGTGGTGGGCTTCACCAGCTCCCCTGCCCTTATTCCGATTGCAGAAGAAACTTTCACATCTTACTCACCTGGAACCCCTTTAATCCTTGCAAGTGTAAAAGCTCTTCCTCGAAACGCCCTTATTGAATGGGCGGCCTTGGCATACAAGAACTCTTATTACTTGGGCCAACGTGAAAACATCAAGTTAGTGTCTGTCTCCGGTTGCACATCCATCTCGTCCGTGCTGCAGTCGATTTCACCTGACGATGTCATCAGTGTGACATTATATGCAACCAACACCAGTCTAACAAACGACATCAATACCGCGCTGGAGGTGATTCAATGCAACACTGTCAGTTGCCTTGGTAGCACATGCGATGCAGCTGTTGTCCGCTACCGTCAGGATGTAGATATAGACTCGGAATAA
- a CDS encoding uncharacterized protein (Truncated form of YALI0F14575g, similar to Saccharomyces cerevisiae PSE1 (YMR308C); ancestral locus Anc_5.11, similar to uniprot|P32337 Saccharomyces cerevisiae YMR308c PSE1 beta karyopherin), whose amino-acid sequence MLLVGLAQLAATDSDKTVRSFAAILFRRMALKSPEDVKNVVTRTVDTVQPEVRSMCRNILLGGFTQETDNSTRHKLCDAMAELVEDENTQGSWPQLVQTLFEGTQAPSGGIRESCFRLIATVPTVLNENQDINGIITVFQRGFADSDQSVQVTAVGAFTKFFDLLPQQKWEQLNPLLHSLLNVLPPLAVPDQGLELTQTLEHLMELAGLAPKMFLPVFPDLISFCVSIIENAEMDLSARLSALELLTTFVDKAPQMCKNQSNYTPQLVTCCLKLMTEIGEDDDDAAEWNNATDINGDAEEEEADVRARQSLDRLALKLHGNVILPPLFEYVPPMTSGTWKEKHAALMALSSVAEGCVDVMIKELSQVLDMVLGLLNDPHPRVQWAVCNTLGQISTDFAPTIQNEYHARVVPGLISILRGKLPPRVQTHAAAAMVNFAENATKEVLEPYLDDLLSSLVTLLNRPQRYLQDQVLTTISTIAESSSEKFSKYYDELMPLLLTVLRTPATDETRNVKAKSIECSSLIAVAVGKTQFIPSSMDLLKCYVDIQGELDETNNEDDPCQSHLVLAWSRICKLLGRDFMPFLDVVMPPLLRAASAKPDINLIEDEGEVDAVAQQEGWDVITLKGKHLSIHTAPLDDKAQAIELMAGYAQTLKDSFAPYVHQILNEILAPGIVFFVHDGVRYASASAIGPCLEVAKQVAPVTTNHQNMLAELFSPLFSKLIEAMQVEPMVDVLGNFYTAIYQAVSILGPNSMTPGQMTSLCKIICKNLADYIERVNERNADDNDYTEEDDDGEEEEHDEYLIAEINKCLHEVFRLMKDQFKPYYEAELEPLVQQFLTGDADQIQFSICVLSDVAEFCPESGPSVLQTIAPFIQSGDSNVRQAALYCVGCAAKSTRDSLQMLEPLFAIANSPDARVDENIYPTEHACCAIAKILKHHGSELGGQSNAALDAWVKTLPILCDEEVAPFAYRFLVELMRANHKAINDNAVHVLDSVAQTVFNSVVQGETARVLVDATKTWLQSLGEDQVQQMVQQIESEQIQYVVKSWFA is encoded by the coding sequence ATGCTGCTGGTCGGTCTGGCCCAGCTGGCTGCTACTGATTCCGACAAGACTGTACGTTCTTTTGCCGCTATTCTGTTCCGTCGAATGGCTCTTAAATCGCCTGAGGACGTCAAGAACGTGGTCACCCGAACTGTCGACACTGTCCAACCCGAGGTGCGAAGCATGTGCAGAAACATTCTATTGGGAGGCTTTACGCAAGAGACCGACAACTCCACTCGACACAAGCTGTGTGACGCGATGGCGGAGCTCGTGGAGGACGAAAATACCCAGGGCTCGTGGCCTCAGCTGGTCCAGACTCTGTTTGAGGGAACTCAGGCTCCCTCTGGAGGTATTAGAGAATCTTGCTTCCGTCTGATCGCGACCGTGCCGACTGTTCTGAACGAGAACCAGGACATCAATGGTATCATCACGGTTTTCCAGCGAGGATTCGCTGACAGCGACCAGTCTGTCCAGGTCACCGCTGTTGGAGCTTTCACAAAATTCTTCGACCTCTTGCCCCAGCAAAAATGGGAGCAGCTCAACCCCCTTCTACACTCGTTACTCAATGTGTTGCCTCCTCTGGCTGTACCTGATCAGGGGTTGGAACTTACACAAACTCTTGAGCACTTGATGGAACTGGCGGGCCTTGCCCCTAAGATGTTCCTGCCCGTGTTTCCCGATCTTATTTCTTTCTGTGTTTCCATCATCGAGAACGCCGAGATGGATCTCAGTGCCCGACTGTCAGCTTTGGAGCTGTTGACAACTTTTGTTGATAAGGCTCCCCAGATGTGCAAGAACCAGAGCAACTACACTCCTCAGCTCGTTACATGCTGTCTCAAGCTCATGACCGAAATTGGtgaggacgacgatgatgcgGCAGAATGGAACAACGCTACCGACATCAACGGTgatgctgaggaggaggaagcaGATGTGCGAGCACGACAATCTCTTGATCGACTCGCTCTTAAGCTCCACGGAAATGTCATTCTCCCTCCCCTGTTTGAGTACGTTCCTCCAATGACTTCCGGTACCTGGAAGGAGAAGCACGCAGCCCTGATGGCTCTATCCTCTGTTGCAGAGGGTTGTGTTGATGTCATGATCAAGGAGCTTTCGCAGGTCTTGGACATGGTGTTGGGCCTACTGAACGATCCCCATCCCCGAGTTCAGTGGGCTGTCTGTAACACACTGGGCCAGATTTCTACAGACTTTGCACCCACCATCCAGAACGAGTACCATGCGCGAGTAGTTCCTGGGTTGATCAGCATTCTTCGGGGCAAGTTACCTCCTCGAGTCCAGACTCACGCCGCTGCAGCAATGGTTAACTTCGCCGAGAATGCCACAAAAGAGGTGTTGGAGCCTTACCTCGATGATCTGCTGAGCTCTCTCGTCACATTGCTCAACAGGCCCCAACGGTACCTCCAGGACCAGGTGCTGACCACTATTTCGACTATCGCTGAGTCTTCGTCTGAGAAGTTCTCAAAATACTACGATGAGCTCATGCCGCTGCTCCTCACTGTTCTGCGAACGCCTGCTACTGACGAAACACGAAATGTAAAGGCTAAGTCTATCGAGTGTTCTTCCCTCATTGCTGTGGCAGTTGGAAAGACCCAGTTCATCCCCTCCTCTATGGATCTCCTGAAATGCTACGTGGACATCCAGGGCGAGCTCGATGAGACTAACAACGAAGACGACCCTTGCCAGTCCCACTTGGTTCTAGCATGGAGCCGTATCTGCAAATTGCTTGGTCGTGACTTCATGCCCTTTTTGGATGTCGTAATGCCTCCTCTCCTGAGAGCTGCTTCCGCTAAACCTGATATCAATCTCATCGAGGACGAAGGAGAGGTCGATGCTGTGGCTCAGCAAGAAGGTTGGGATGTTATTACTCTCAAGGGAAAGCATCTCAGTATTCACACTGCTCCCCTAGACGACAAGGCACAGGCCATTGAGCTCATGGCTGGATACGCCCAAACTCTCAAGGACTCGTTTGCTCCTTATGTACACCAGATCCTGAACGAGATTCTGGCTCCTGGCATTGTCTTTTTCGTTCATGACGGTGTGCGTTACgcctctgcttctgccaTCGGCCCATGCCTGGAGGTGGCAAAGCAGGTCGCACCTGTAACCACTAACCACCAGAACATGCTCGCGGAGCTCTTCAGCCCTCTCTTCTCTAAGCTCATCGAGGCCATGCAGGTGGAGCCCATGGTTGATGTTCTCGGCAACTTCTACACTGCAATCTACCAAGCCGTGTCCATTCTAGGACCCAACTCTATGACACCTGGTCAGATGACCTCCCTCTGCAAAATCATCTGCAAGAATCTAGCTGATTATATCGAGCGTGTCAACGAGCGCAATGCCGATGACAATGACTACACCGAAGAGGACGATGacggagaggaggaggagcacgACGAGTATCTCATTGCTGAAATCAACAAGTGTCTGCATGAGGTTTTCAGACTGATGAAGGACCAGTTCAAGCCTTACTACGAGGCCGAGCTGGAACCTCTTGTCCAGCAGTTTCTTACTGGTGACGCTGACCAAATTCAGTTCTCTATTTGTGTGCTGTCAGATGTAGCCGAGTTCTGTCCCGAATCAGGCCCTTCTGTTCTGCAGACTATCGCACCCTTCATTCAGTCGGGCGACTCGAATGTTCGACAGGCTGCGTTGTACTGCGTCGGCTGTGCTGCGAAGTCCACCAGGGACTCCTTGCAGATGTTGGAGCCTCTGTTTGCTATTGCAAACAGTCCTGACGCCCGCGTGGATGAGAACATCTACCCTACGGAGCATGCCTGCTGCGCCATTGCcaagattctcaagcaTCATGGATCTGAGCTCGGTGGACAGTCCAATGCGGCTTTGGACGCTTGGGTCAAGACACTACCCATTCTTTGTGACGAAGAAGTTGCCCCCTTTGCATACCGGTTCCTCGTGGAATTAATGCGGGCGAACCACAAGGCAATCAATGACAATGCTGTGCATGTGCTTGATTCTGTTGCCCAGACAGTTTTCAACTCTGTGGTACAGGGCGAGACTGCACGAGTCTTGGTCGACGCTACTAAGACTTGGCTGCAATCTCTGGGAGAGGACCAGGTTCAGCAAATGGTTCAGCAGATTGAGTCTGAACAGATTCAGTATGTTGTCAAAAGTTGGTTTGCATAG
- a CDS encoding uncharacterized protein (Truncated form of YALI0F14597g, similar to uniprot|Q8NJ14 Neurospora crassa related to SYG1 protein) — protein MMRSMHPANLRTLQPSSRLYLWIRLPEKRAYPQKLLRQRRPAATSPNTGITPGALLGEPSETEPFNSGSENDNYGATESREGSVEDHERHDPQSGGVASHDPNLSPSYMSRERLSRGQSGHPTPILLSKISTSGGDSVKLPPAALEGGTTPEMAPHRGIITRGKSSSGRADSVKAKFHIGTPKITPEVNTNYSVMDNSFSVIAPYDSEKDFIAWLDSQLDKVNEFYDQKMNETHERYRILVGQLVRLQRQKLHLRQRPNKPAREGLSVVERQIELPSLPSFAWLKKSDSNDVCDLDAENTRASSESALRGQNPHFHDATTDHEGISYASARRQLKTAMQEYYRSIELLRSYCTLNRTAFRKILKKYDKISGRHMSAYYMDLVDHTDFCNVENSRLDIVAAKVEDLYTNNFERGNRKHAISKLRSTGVNKTYYFATFRGGIFFGLAIPFFIEGLYRGCLNLVEHKSPDTQYLLQIWAGFFLILLFLLLFPLCCLVWNKYKINYTFIFEFSQDHLDYRQFFEMPAFYFFFMSIFAWLTFYSFWESSFRAVYYPCIFLVFAVVTFFMPLNIFYWSARQWLIRALSRILLSGLYPVEFRDFFLGDIICSMTYSMSNIALFFCLYSHEWSEGFHGIYNPSHCGSSHNRLMGFFNALPGIFRWLQCLRRFADTGDAFPHLANMTKYSLTIMYYVAQSVWRIDTTNGNRAFFIFFATVNSTYCFIWDIMMDWSLLEFGSKNFLLRNQLTYKVKWPYYTAMVVDLVLRFNWIWYAIFEQQIQQKQLLSFFVALSEIFRRVMWMFFRMENEHVSNVKRFRASRDVPLPYHVHVCAEPGETDETAVEEGHQADDEDEDEARDRMGSSTGVEWARESPGVSRDSPRKSRVTDSPLRKRGSHVEEGNTPSLRATATPVMEAISNMVQKAHTADFQRRKKPQDDQGKDSDGEDDDDDEDDDE, from the coding sequence ATGATGAGATCGATGCACCCAGCGAACCTCAGAACATTGcagcccagcagcaggctgtacttgtggatCAGACTGCCGGAGAAGCGAGCATATCCCCAAAAACTGTTGCGCCAGCGGCGGCCTGCCGCTACTTCTCCTAATACAGGAATAACGCCAGGCGCATTACTTGGAGAGCCCTCAGAGACAGAACCTTTCAATTCTGGTTCGGAAAACGACAACTACGGGGCTACTGAGTCCCGCGAGGGCAGTGTGGAGGATCACGAGAGGCACGATCCTCAGAGTGGTGGGGTGGCTTCCCATGATCCAAATCTGAGTCCATCATACATGTCCAGGGAACGCCTTTCTAGAGGTCAGTCGGGTCACCCGACACCTATTCTGCTATCCAAGATATCGACATCGGGTGGAGATTCAGTGAAGCTTCCCCCGGCTGCACTCGAGGGCGGTACTACACCTGAAATGGCACCTCATCGAGGTATCATCACCCGCGGAAAGTCCTCGTCTGGTAGAGCAGACTCTGTTAAGGCCAAGTTTCACATTGGAACACCCAAAATCACGCCGGAGGTCAACACTAATTATTCCGTCATGGACAATTCGTTCTCAGTGATCGCACCGTACGACAGTGAAAAGGACTTCATTGCCTGGTTGGACTCCCAGCTGGATAAAGTGAATGAATTCTACGATCAGAAAATGAACGAGACCCACGAGCGATACAGAATTCTGGTGGGACAGCTTGTGAGGCTGCAGCGACAGAAGCTGCATCTTCGACAGCGTCCAAATAAGCCTGCACGTGAGGGTCTGAGTGTGGTGGAACGTCAAATTGAGCTTCCAAGTCTCCCAAGCTTTGCTTGGTTGAAAAAGAGTGACTCGAACGATGTGTGCGACCTCGATGCCGAAAACACTCGTGCGAGCAGCGAGAGTGCACTGCGTGGACAAAACCCGCACTTCCACGATGCCACTACTGACCATGAGGGAATCTCATACGCGTCAGCCCGACGTCAGCTGAAGACAGCAATGCAGGAGTATTACCGAAGTATCGAGCTTTTGCGTTCGTATTGCACACTCAACCGGACTGCCTTCCGCAAGATTCTGAAGAAATACGATAAGATTTCTGGGCGGCACATGAGTGCTTATTACATGGATCTCGTGGACCACACGGACTTCTGCAATGTGGAAAACTCGCGGCTTGACATTGTGGCCGCTAAGGTGGAGGACCTATACACCAACAACTTTGAGCGCGGAAACCGGAAACACGCTATTTCAAAGCTACGGTCTACTGGCGTCAACAAAACATACTATTTTGCGACTTTCCGTGGTGGTATCTTCTTTGGCTTAGCAATCCCATTCTTCATTGAAGGCCTTTATCGAGGCTGTCTGAACTTGGTGGAGCACAAGTCTCCGGACACCCAATACCTGCTGCAGATTTGGGCAGGGTTTTTCCTTATCCTTTTgttcctccttctgttcCCCCTTTGTTGCTTGGTATggaacaagtacaaaatCAACTACACCTTCATTTTCGAGTTCTCACAGGACCACTTAGATTATCGGCAATTCTTTGAGATGCCAGCCTTCtatttcttcttcatgagTATATTCGCGTGGCTGACGTTTTACTCGTTCTGGGAGTCTTCATTCAGGGCCGTCTATTACCCGTGCATCTTTCTAGTTTTTGCGGTTGTGACGTTTTTCATGCCTCTAAACATCTTTTATTGGAGCGCTAGACAGTGGCTCATCAGAGCGCTATCTCGAATCCTTCTCTCTGGACTCTACCCCGTTGAATTCAGAGATTTTTTCTTGGGAGATATCATCTGCTCTATGACCTACTCCATGTCTAACATTGCTCTGTTCTTCTGTCTCTATAGCCACGAATGGTCAGAAGGGTTCCATGGGATATATAATCCTAGCCATTGCGGCTCGTCTCACAACCGTTTGATGGGTTTTTTTAATGCTCTCCCGGGTATCTTCCGTTGGCTACAATGTCTGAGACGTTTCGCAGACACAGGAGATGCTTTCCCACATTTGGCAAACATGACGAAGTACTCTCTTACGATCATGTATTATGTGGCCCAGAGTGTTTGGCGAATTGACACAACCAACGGAAATCGAGCATTTTTTATCTTCTTTGCTACTGTTAACTCTACTTACTGTTTCATTTGGGATATCATGATGGATTGGAGCTTGCTGGAGTTTGGGAGTAAGAACTTCTTGCTCCGAAACCAGCTGACCTACAAGGTCAAGTGGCCATATTATACTGCTATGGTGGTAGATCTGGTGCTCCGATTCAACTGGATTTGGTACGCCAtttttgagcagcagatccaACAGAAGCAACTACTCTCTTTCTTCGTTGCTCTGTCAGAGATATTCCGACGAGTCATGTGGATGTTTTTCAGAATGGAGAACGAGCATGTGAGTAACGTCAAGCGTTTCCGAGCATCTCGTGATGTACCTCTGCCATACCATGTGCACGTCTGTGCTGAGCCTGGTGAGACGGACGAGACTgcagtggaagagggaCACCAGGCagatgatgaggatgaagatgaagcacgtgaccgaaTGGGGTCATCCACTGGTGTCGAATGGGCACGGGAATCGCCTGGGGTGTCGCGTGACTCTCCTCGGAAGTCTCGTGTCACGGATTCACCTCTACGGAAGCGAGGTTCGCATGTTGAAGAGGGTAATACCCCTTCTCTCAGAGCAACTGCCACTCCAGTTATGGAGGCAATCTCAAACATGGTGCAGAAAGCGCATACGGCAGACTTTCAGAGACGAAAGAAACCTCAAGATGATCAGGGTAAGGATTCGGATGGcgaggatgacgacgatgatgaagatgatgatgagtaG